TGGTTTTTTCATAATGTTTCCTCCCATGCATTTCAATTATACCGTAAAAGATGAAACAAACCTTAAAAAATTTGATAAAATAACATTAATAATTTAACTTAATTATTCCGAAAAGAGGGTAAACAAATGAAAAAATACTTATTTAAAAGTCGAGATGATGTTTTATAACTTAGTTAGGAAAAACAAGGAAAAATTTTAATAATTAATAACAATTTTATATTTATCATAAAAAAAATGGAGAGCAAAAAATGAAAAAAACTTTTTTAAATCAACATATAATTTCTGCCACAATAAATTGTTTTTCCCTGATAGTCTCAATGTTGCACTTTGATTAAAAAAGTGCGACAGATATTGATGATCGAAAAAAATTCAAATTGTGGTGTTACTTTTAAACTCATTTTTGAAATAGCTATAATCGCTTTATTAAGTAGTTTTACTTTTGTCTTAAACTTAGTTTTTCGGTTCCTTCCAGGCTTTAATTTTTTACCCTTTATGGTTATTATCACAACAATTGTTTTTCGTTATAATATTGCCCTTGGCATTATTAACATCAGTAGTATGCTACAATTTTTGTTAGCAGAAGCCATGATTGAAATGGTTTTCATCATGTTGTTATTTAATCTTTATGGGATTTTAATTTTTATCTTACGAAAATATTTGATTCGATGATGATGAATCTTAATTATCTTAATGCCAGTATTAATTTTAGGAATGCGATTAACTAATTATTTAGTATGACTTTTAATCTATAATGTTTCAACGGCAAATGTATTATTCTTAAAAAATACCTTAAAAGATGATATTTTATTTACTTTATATTTAATTTTACCCTTTACCTTATATCCGCTTTTTTGACGCGTTTTAATGTTATATCAAAATAAATGACCTTTTATTTTTAATAAATTCTTTTTAACTGTTAAGAGAGTTAATTTGTATCAACGCAAACAAAATAATAAAAATATTTTAAAACAGAAAGGAGTACCATATGAAGAATAAAATGATTCCTTGAAAAATAACCCTTTTTTGGCAAGGAGCTCTTGTGGGCACAATTTTTTCGTTATTCCCAACAATAATTTATTTTAACCTTGGATTAAACTGAATGTGACTTTTTTTACTAGTACCATTAATGATGTTTTTTATAACCCCACTTTGAATGCGGTTAAAAACAAAAATTGGTAATCAAAAAGTCTTGCAAATAAATAGTTGTTTCTTATTTATCTTTTTAATAACCCTAATGATTATTAATGCTTTTAATCCTAATAATTATTTAGCTTTATTTATTATTAATTTAATCTTAATAGGGATTTTTACCGCCGGGTTAGTTCCCTTTACTATGGAAATAACTCGTAGTTATACAATTAAAAATGAAATTAAATTTAATCCCAATCTGATTTTTAACCTGGGGTTGGTGTTATTAATTTTAATCCCCTTTCTTATTATGTTCTTAACAAAAGATCAAATGCAAAACATTATTCTTGGAAGTTATTTAGGAGTTCTTGGGTTAATTAATTTAATTTTAGTTTTAACTAATCAAGATATTAAAGGTGAAAATATTACCTTTAATTTAAAAGATACTAATTTCAAAGAACTTTTAAAAAATAAGGATTTCCAAAAATATTTATTTACAAGCAGTTTTTTAAACGGGATAATTGAATTTTTTGGTTATGTTTTACCAATTTTAGTTTTCCCAATAACGCCGACTTTAATTATTGTAATTGGGGTCTTATATTTTATTCGAAAAAGTGCTTATTTATTAGGTTATACCCTTAAGATTAATAATAACAGTTATCGGTTACTAATAACTATTATTAGTTTCATTAGCCTAGCATTGCTTTTTAGTACTTTCTTAATAACTACTTTGTTTACAAGCAACTTTTTTGCTTGACTATATTTAATTTTAGGACTTGGTTGTGGTTTTTTTGGCTTAGGATTTAGCCTTGGAATCATGCAACGTAAACAAAAAACTGAAATTAGCCAAATAGTTCCCGCTCATAACTTTAATCTAGCGATGATGGTACAACACGTTTTTGGTAATGCTATTATCAGTTTATTAATTAGTGCTATTTGTTTACCGCTATTAATTACTTTTAATGCTAATAATCTAATAATTTTAATAATTTATAGTGTTTTCGTTGGTATTGCAATTATTAGTTTGCCATTATTTCTAACAAAGCAAAAAATACGAAGTTAATTTAATTTAAGATAAAAACTCATTCAATTATGAATGAGTTTTTTTAACGTTCTATTAAAAATTATTTACGATAAATTGTAATAATATTCCCGTCTTTATTACTTTGTAAAGTTAACTCAAAAAATTGACCTGTTTTAGCAATGTTTTTAGCAACTACTTGGATAATTTTATATTCTTCATTTTGATAAAATAACATATCACCTGGTTGATAAAGTCCTTCCCCAGTTTGATCATTGATTTCGGTTTTTTCATTATAATTATAATTATTTAAATCAAAACCAACTTTTTCTTTGACAACTTCAGTTGTTCTAACTTCATCTCTAAAATTAATTTCTTGAATTTCAACTGTTCCTGTATTATCGTTCTCATCTAGTTCATTTAAGACCTTCTCGACTTTCTTACGATCAAATATTGCACTTAACGATAATTTTTTTTCGGTTTGGGGCAAACTTGTTGATAAAAATTCTTGCGTTGGAAAGTTATTAACAAAATTTTCTTCCCGTTTTGGCAAAATATATTCTTTTGGTTCTACTAAACTAACTGGGCGATTAACTACTTCTTGTTCGGTAGAAAGTTTTGGTAAAATATTTTCCCCTGGTGACTGATTTTGATCAGATATTAATTGTTCTTGTTTTTTCAAAATTCCATCTAAATCATCGTTTTTTACCGTTAAAAATGTTTGATGTGTTTTTGTTGCCACTGATTGTTTTGCACTTTTTGGTGTTATTAAACCTGTAAATTTCTTTAAAGCTTTAACATCATAATGGAGTTTAACTAAAAACTCTTGAATATCATTCATATTTTGCTTAATTTCTGCTAATAAAATTTCCTCTGGCGATGTTTTTTCTTCTTTCGCTTCTTGAACTAGTTCTCTTTTATCATTTGAATGAAAAATTATCACTAAGATTAAAATAGCAACTGCTGTTCCTAAAATTGGAACAACAATAATTAATAAAATATAACCAATTTGATAGCCAATCAAAATCATATCACTAACAGTTTGGGGAGTTACTGCAAACTTCATTGTTCAAAGATTTGCTAATGAAAATTGTAATAAATAAAATGGTGATAATAAATATTCAACCGGAGCGATTTTATCATTGTTGGGAAATAGCAACGCTTGATTCCACTGGCTTGCTAATTCCGTATTAATCATTTTGCCAGTTGTTCCTAAGATAATTAGCGACAAAACAATTACTAAGAGCATCAACAAACTGACGATGAGAAGACTAATTTTTCACTTATTTTTAAACATTATTTTAAAATCAATTTTCTATCAGATTTTGTTAATAATTCATAGCCAGTTTCTGTTACTAAAATATCGTCTTCAATCCGTACTCCACCAAGATTAGGAATATAAATCCCCGGTTCAACGGTAATAATCATCCCTGGTTCTAATGGTACTTGGCAAAAAGGAGAAACACGGGGAAATTCATGAATTTCAATTCCAACTCCATGACCTGTTGAATGAGTAAAAAATTCACCATATCCTTTACTCTTAATATAATCGCGAGCAATTTGATCAATTGCTGAAGTCAAAACCCCTGGTTTAATTGCCTTAATGGCCGCATCTTGCGCTTCATAAACAATCTGAAAAATTTCTTGCAGTTTTGCACTAGGTTGGCCAACCCCAATTGTCCGGGTTGTATCCGAACAAAACCCATTATAAATGCAACCAAAATCAATTGTAACTAAATCATTATTTTGAATTACTCGTTCTGTGGCTCGACCATGTGGTAATGCTCCTCGTTCCCCAGAAGCAACGATTGTATCAAAACTTGGTTTTTCGGCCCCTTCCCTAATAAAAGTATTAATAATCACTTGTTCAACTTCGCGTTCTGTCATGCCAGGTTTAATAACTGCTAAAACATTTTCAATAGCTAAATCCCCAATTGCACAAGCTTGCGCTAAAGCACTAATCTCCTTGTTTGTTTTAACTGCTCTTAATTCCGAAAAATCAATTGGAACTAAAGTAATTGGGGCAAGTTGTTTTTGTAAACCTTGATAATGTTGATAAGTTAAAAAATTACTTTCAAAGCCAAGGTTCTTTATATTATTAGCTATTAGTTTCTCTTTTAGCATTTGTAAAAATCCTCCGGGATTATTAGTAATCATTTCAGCAACATTTGTAACATTTTTCGCTTTTGCTTGGCCATCAGTAATATAACGACCATCTAAAAATAATGTTGTTTGGGTTTTAGCAAATAGTAAATACCCCTCTGATGACATAAATTCTGACAATCAAAAACGATTTTCTGGTGAATGAAATAAAATCCCATCTAGGTTATTTTCCACTAATTTCGCCAATAATATTTTAGTTTTATCAATTTCCTTATTAAGATAAGTTTTCATCTTTTTGTGGCTCCTTTAAATTAATCAATATTTAACAAATTAATTTTAACAGCATTATTGCTGTTTTTCTTTTTTCCCAATCAAATTTTTAATAATTGTTGTAATATCAGCAGGATAATCATTAGTTAAACCATTGGTAAAACCATAATGAACTAGATTAAACTGCTGATTATTTGGAAAACAACTAGCAATTTTACTATACAATCCTGTTTGCGCTAAAACCTCTTCAAAAATAATAATTTTTTTATATTGATGGGCAAAAATTGTTGCTAACATCGTTTCATCAATGGGATTAATGAAACGAGCATTTACCAAGTCAATGTTATCCCCTTGGCTTGTTGTAATTGCTGTTTGGGCTTTAATAATATTGTTCCCATAAGTAATAATCAAATAGTCTGCTTGCGGGGTTTTAATTTGATATTCTCAACTGCCAATCGCAAAGGGAACAAAAGTCTCAGGGGAACTAAAAGTTATCCCTGATTTTGGATAGCGAATAAAAAACGGATTTCTGTTATTATTAAGGGCTAAAACAAATAAATGCTTAAATTCTTGATCAGTTGCTGGTTGGGCAATTATCGCTAAATCTCCCATGCTATTTAAAAAACCAACATCATAAATCCCATGATGACTATCTCCATCACCTGGTGATAAACTGGCGCGATCAACTAAAAAAATAACTGGTAAATGATTACGAATAATATCATGTAAAACTTGATCATAACAACGTTGTAAAAAAGTTGAATAAATACTTACCACAACTTTTTGCCCATCAAGGCTTAATCCTGATGCCAGTGCCACAGCGTGCTCTTCAGCTAAACCTACATCAATACAGTAGTTCTTATTATTATCCATAAATTCTTCAAGATATAACGATGACTGCATCGCGGCTGAAATTAAATAAAACTTTTCTGATGCTTGATGAAAACTTTTTTCCAATTGTTGGGCAACATAATAACTTCATTCGTGATCATGCTGGCTTACTAAACTATAAGAATGATATCGCTCTTGGACTTCTTGTTCCAATCCAAACCCATATCCTTTTTTGGTGTTAACATGAACTACAACTGACCCAGAGGTTTTCTTTGCCGCTTGTAGTCCTTTTTTTAATTCCTTAAAATTATGACCATTAATGCGACCAATATAATCTAATTTAAATCCAGCAAAAATACTTGGAATCACAAAGGCGTGAATTATTTTTTCGACTAATAAATATCCCAATCAAAAAATTGTAAAGGGTGGGATATACTTCGTTACTTTCGCAATTTTAACACTCCATCGATAAAATCAACCGCGACGAA
The Spiroplasma chrysopicola DF-1 genome window above contains:
- a CDS encoding M24 family metallopeptidase, whose protein sequence is MKTYLNKEIDKTKILLAKLVENNLDGILFHSPENRFWLSEFMSSEGYLLFAKTQTTLFLDGRYITDGQAKAKNVTNVAEMITNNPGGFLQMLKEKLIANNIKNLGFESNFLTYQHYQGLQKQLAPITLVPIDFSELRAVKTNKEISALAQACAIGDLAIENVLAVIKPGMTEREVEQVIINTFIREGAEKPSFDTIVASGERGALPHGRATERVIQNNDLVTIDFGCIYNGFCSDTTRTIGVGQPSAKLQEIFQIVYEAQDAAIKAIKPGVLTSAIDQIARDYIKSKGYGEFFTHSTGHGVGIEIHEFPRVSPFCQVPLEPGMIITVEPGIYIPNLGGVRIEDDILVTETGYELLTKSDRKLILK
- a CDS encoding 1-deoxy-D-xylulose-5-phosphate synthase, with the translated sequence MKLADYSNFKDLKNLKTKALIELAADLRQEIIETVTKNGGHLASNLGVVELTISLLQNFDLDNNDIIIFDTGHQTYTYKILTDRKTTFSTIRLRNGLAAFQHPQESKYDFLANGHAGTGLSIAMGYSYNPKYNNIICVLGDAAFTNGLTLEALTHLGTINNKIIIVLNDNGMSISKNINILHTTVSKVRRGWFYRWSVKIAKVTKYIPPFTIFWLGYLLVEKIIHAFVIPSIFAGFKLDYIGRINGHNFKELKKGLQAAKKTSGSVVVHVNTKKGYGFGLEQEVQERYHSYSLVSQHDHEWSYYVAQQLEKSFHQASEKFYLISAAMQSSLYLEEFMDNNKNYCIDVGLAEEHAVALASGLSLDGQKVVVSIYSTFLQRCYDQVLHDIIRNHLPVIFLVDRASLSPGDGDSHHGIYDVGFLNSMGDLAIIAQPATDQEFKHLFVLALNNNRNPFFIRYPKSGITFSSPETFVPFAIGSWEYQIKTPQADYLIITYGNNIIKAQTAITTSQGDNIDLVNARFINPIDETMLATIFAHQYKKIIIFEEVLAQTGLYSKIASCFPNNQQFNLVHYGFTNGLTNDYPADITTIIKNLIGKKEKQQ